The proteins below come from a single Chryseobacterium nepalense genomic window:
- a CDS encoding ComEC/Rec2 family competence protein, protein MKKQPLLILVIFFILGIFFQDTFSLNETYILTIAGIILLILASIFFKNYFLHRLKPYILCSMFFGVGIILHFLNTDENPVSVAGNHVITFKISGKLNSTEKSRKYEAVVQAENKIFKAIVYRPKIEKTLDFNHYYQAKAFISKPKAPQYDFQFDYSKYLKRKNIDFQCYINDEVHAAGRNDLSLKEKFYQKRWEVLKNIDHTHMSSKAKEFLKGIILADRTEIDVQTAQDFSRSGLVHFLAISGTHIVAIFGLFYFLLIKILPVKHKKYAIVSSLIFIWLFTAFIGFGSSVVRSSLMLSNYFIYVLLQRKSDLLHSLALSAFVILLSDTQQIFDVGFQLSFLAVLGIFWLNQPILNMLPKQDNWLKKVIFNTVSVSISAQLATLPLVLYYFHQFSFISIIANFFIVPFSEMIIMFSFLMTTLIAFNINFEYLNRLYEFIIDILLTIIHWFAGFNHVFFENIPLNLPEVFSLFLIVMLLRPVILKCNLKNFVRCMMAVIAFFILRWGFDLYEMNKSEVLVHDFSKNKVLSIKKNNDACFWIEENSDKSKIVKFVINPYCASRRIKRTEIRRLPNAVRKIVYKHKIYEIN, encoded by the coding sequence TTGAAAAAGCAGCCTCTTCTTATTCTTGTTATCTTTTTTATTCTTGGAATTTTCTTTCAGGATACATTTTCTCTTAATGAAACTTATATTTTAACGATTGCAGGAATAATCCTGCTGATTTTAGCTTCAATATTTTTTAAAAACTATTTTCTGCACAGGCTAAAGCCTTATATATTGTGCTCAATGTTCTTTGGAGTCGGAATAATCCTGCATTTTTTAAATACTGATGAAAATCCGGTTTCTGTTGCCGGAAATCACGTCATCACATTCAAAATTTCCGGAAAGTTGAATTCAACCGAAAAGAGCAGGAAATATGAAGCTGTAGTACAAGCCGAAAACAAAATCTTTAAGGCCATTGTTTACCGCCCTAAAATTGAAAAAACACTGGACTTTAATCATTATTACCAGGCAAAAGCTTTTATTTCCAAACCCAAAGCTCCGCAATATGATTTTCAGTTTGATTATTCGAAATATTTAAAACGTAAAAACATTGATTTTCAATGTTATATCAATGATGAGGTCCATGCTGCGGGAAGAAATGATTTAAGTTTGAAAGAAAAGTTTTATCAGAAACGATGGGAAGTTCTCAAGAATATTGACCATACCCATATGTCTTCAAAGGCTAAAGAATTCTTAAAAGGAATTATTCTTGCTGACCGTACGGAAATTGATGTGCAGACGGCTCAGGATTTCAGCAGATCCGGACTGGTGCATTTTCTGGCTATCTCGGGAACACATATTGTTGCGATTTTCGGGTTGTTTTATTTCTTATTGATTAAAATTTTACCGGTAAAGCATAAAAAATATGCGATTGTTTCAAGTCTTATTTTTATTTGGCTTTTTACTGCTTTTATTGGCTTTGGCAGTTCAGTGGTGCGTTCAAGCCTGATGCTGAGCAATTATTTTATTTATGTCCTGCTTCAGCGGAAGTCAGATCTTCTTCATTCTTTGGCGTTGTCCGCATTTGTCATTTTGCTCTCGGATACACAGCAAATATTCGATGTGGGATTCCAGTTGAGTTTCCTTGCGGTTTTAGGAATATTCTGGCTCAATCAACCGATTCTGAATATGCTTCCAAAACAGGACAACTGGCTGAAAAAGGTTATTTTTAATACGGTTTCCGTTTCCATTTCGGCTCAGCTGGCAACGCTTCCTCTTGTGCTGTATTACTTTCATCAGTTTTCATTCATTTCTATTATTGCAAATTTCTTTATTGTTCCTTTTTCTGAGATGATCATTATGTTTTCATTTTTAATGACCACTTTAATAGCTTTCAACATAAATTTCGAATATTTGAATAGATTGTATGAATTTATCATTGACATATTGCTCACGATAATCCATTGGTTTGCCGGATTTAATCATGTTTTTTTTGAAAATATTCCATTGAATTTGCCTGAGGTCTTTTCCCTGTTTTTAATAGTCATGTTGCTAAGACCTGTTATTTTAAAATGTAATCTTAAAAACTTCGTGAGATGTATGATGGCTGTTATTGCTTTTTTTATATTGCGATGGGGTTTTGATCTGTATGAAATGAATAAATCTGAAGTTCTTGTTCATGATTTCTCTAAAAATAAAGTATTATCCATTAAGAAAAATAATGATGCCTGTTTCTGGATTGAAGAAAATTCGGATAAATCTAAAATTGTAAAGTTTGTCATAAACCCTTACTGTGCCTCACGGCGTATAAAAAGAACGGAGATAAGAAGGCTTCCTAATGCAGTTCGAAAAATTGTTTATAAACATAAAATTTATGAAATAAATTAA
- a CDS encoding succinate dehydrogenase/fumarate reductase iron-sulfur subunit, with amino-acid sequence MSAKKGLHLTLKIWRQKNNKSKGQFETYKISDVSTDSSFLEMLDILNENLINEGKEPIAFDHDCREGICGMCSLYINGRAHGPDTGITTCQLHMRMFKDGETIVIEPWRSAAFPVIKDLIVDRSAFDRVMAAGGFISVNTSGNTLDANAIPVPKEDADKAMDAAACISCGACVASCKNGSAMLFVGAKVSQYALLPQGRVEAKRRVLNMVKAMDEEGFGNCSNTGACEVECPKGISLENIARMNREYMAAFVDRG; translated from the coding sequence ATGAGTGCAAAAAAAGGCTTACATCTTACGCTGAAAATTTGGAGACAAAAAAATAATAAATCTAAAGGTCAGTTTGAGACTTATAAAATATCGGATGTTTCTACAGATTCTTCATTTCTGGAAATGTTGGACATCCTTAATGAAAATCTTATTAACGAAGGAAAAGAGCCTATCGCTTTCGATCACGACTGTCGTGAAGGGATCTGCGGAATGTGTTCTCTTTACATCAATGGTAGAGCGCACGGTCCGGACACAGGTATTACAACCTGTCAGCTTCACATGAGAATGTTCAAAGACGGTGAGACCATCGTTATTGAACCTTGGAGAAGTGCTGCATTTCCGGTAATTAAAGATTTAATTGTAGACCGAAGCGCATTCGACAGAGTAATGGCTGCTGGTGGTTTTATTTCAGTAAACACTTCAGGAAATACATTGGATGCCAATGCGATTCCGGTTCCAAAAGAAGATGCTGATAAGGCAATGGATGCTGCAGCATGTATCTCTTGCGGTGCCTGTGTAGCTTCTTGTAAAAACGGATCTGCAATGCTGTTCGTGGGTGCAAAAGTTTCTCAGTATGCACTTTTACCTCAAGGTAGAGTAGAAGCCAAGCGAAGAGTGCTGAATATGGTAAAAGCCATGGATGAAGAAGGATTCGGAAACTGTTCCAATACCGGTGCGTGTGAAGTAGAATGTCCGAAAGGAATTTCTCTTGAGAACATCGCCAGAATGAACAGGGAATATATGGCAGCATTTGTTGACAGAGGATAA
- the lpxB gene encoding lipid-A-disaccharide synthase, whose translation MKYYIIAGEASGDLHGSNLMKALKQKDPNAEFRFWGGDLMAKQGGTLVKHYRDLAFMGFLEVAMNLRTILNNIKFCKEDIQNNKPDVLILVDYPGFNLRIAKFAKEQGIKVVYYISPQLWAWKEGRVEIIRKYVDEMMVILPFEKDFYSKHGVYSHFVGHPLLDAISTLEEINTEDFKIQNGLNEKEIIALLPGSRKQEVEKMLQIMLSVRPYFKEYQFVIAGAPSLPKEFYEKYVDDNVHFVSNKTYDLLRCSKAALVTSGTATLETALLNIPEVVCYRGSKVSYAIAKRLVKNIKYISLVNLIMDREVVKELIQNDLNTNNLVEELKKILATEKRFEVFRDYELLREKLGGKGASENAADVILNM comes from the coding sequence ATGAAATATTATATCATTGCCGGAGAAGCATCCGGAGACTTGCACGGAAGTAATTTAATGAAAGCGCTGAAACAGAAGGATCCCAATGCGGAGTTCAGGTTCTGGGGAGGCGATCTTATGGCAAAACAGGGCGGGACCCTGGTTAAACATTATCGTGATCTTGCTTTTATGGGCTTTCTTGAAGTTGCCATGAACCTTCGCACTATTCTGAATAATATTAAATTTTGTAAAGAAGATATTCAAAACAATAAACCGGATGTTCTTATTCTGGTAGATTATCCTGGTTTTAATTTAAGGATTGCAAAATTTGCGAAAGAGCAGGGCATAAAGGTTGTCTATTATATTTCACCCCAACTCTGGGCATGGAAGGAGGGCAGGGTAGAGATCATCAGAAAATATGTGGATGAGATGATGGTAATTCTTCCTTTTGAAAAAGATTTTTATAGTAAACACGGTGTTTATTCCCATTTTGTAGGTCACCCTTTACTGGATGCCATCTCTACATTAGAAGAGATTAATACTGAGGATTTTAAAATACAGAACGGGTTAAACGAAAAAGAAATTATTGCATTACTGCCGGGCTCAAGAAAACAGGAAGTAGAAAAAATGCTGCAAATCATGCTTTCAGTACGTCCTTATTTTAAAGAATATCAGTTCGTCATAGCCGGTGCGCCAAGTCTTCCCAAAGAGTTTTACGAAAAATATGTAGATGATAATGTGCATTTTGTGTCCAATAAAACGTACGATCTGCTGAGGTGTTCAAAAGCGGCTTTGGTAACCTCCGGAACAGCGACTCTTGAAACCGCTTTACTGAATATACCTGAAGTAGTCTGCTACCGCGGAAGTAAAGTCTCTTATGCTATTGCCAAAAGGCTGGTGAAGAATATAAAATACATTTCCTTGGTAAATCTCATTATGGATCGTGAAGTAGTGAAGGAATTGATTCAGAATGATTTAAATACCAATAATCTTGTAGAAGAACTGAAAAAAATACTAGCGACCGAAAAAAGATTTGAAGTATTCAGGGATTATGAGCTGTTACGGGAAAAGCTTGGCGGGAAAGGAGCTAGTGAAAATGCTGCAGACGTCATTTTAAACATGTAA
- a CDS encoding DUF2480 family protein: MSEEFEIRNKVAESGLINFDLTDLVPKGVRKGLDLKDFLFMEMILKEKDFREKVAAIDVEEYRDAYIYIYNSADAIVPLWAYFLITARLTDVAKKIVFGNREDLEVILMHNAVKNYDFEEMRGKRVLVKGCSDKEIPENAYIELVEQLKPIVKSLMFGEACSNVPIVKN, translated from the coding sequence ATGTCAGAAGAATTTGAAATCCGGAATAAAGTTGCAGAGAGCGGACTGATCAATTTTGATCTAACCGATCTCGTACCGAAAGGAGTAAGGAAAGGTCTTGACCTTAAAGATTTTCTTTTTATGGAAATGATTCTAAAAGAGAAAGATTTCCGTGAAAAAGTTGCAGCGATTGATGTTGAAGAATACCGTGATGCTTATATATACATCTACAATTCGGCAGATGCTATTGTTCCGCTTTGGGCGTACTTTTTAATCACTGCCAGATTAACGGATGTTGCTAAAAAAATTGTCTTTGGAAATCGGGAAGATCTGGAAGTAATTCTGATGCATAACGCAGTTAAAAATTATGATTTTGAGGAGATGCGCGGCAAAAGAGTCCTGGTAAAAGGATGTTCGGACAAAGAAATCCCTGAAAACGCCTATATTGAGCTTGTTGAACAACTGAAACCTATCGTAAAATCATTAATGTTCGGCGAAGCCTGCTCAAATGTACCCATTGTTAAGAATTAA
- a CDS encoding fumarate reductase/succinate dehydrogenase flavoprotein subunit translates to MSKLDSKIPAGPLKDKWKNHKDHMNLVAPNNRDKIDIIVVGTGLAGGSAAATLAEQGYNVKAFCYQDSPRRAHSIAAQGGINAAKNYQGDGDSTYRLFYDTIKGGDYRAREANVYRLAEVSANIIDQCVAQGVPFGREYGGQLDNRSFGGVQVKRTFYAKGQTGQQLLLGAYSAMSRQIGKGRIKMYNRHEMMDLVIVDGKARGIIARNLVTGEIERHSAHAVVIASGGYGNVYFLSTNAMGSNVSAAWKIHKKGAYFANPCYVQIHPTCIPVHGTQQSKLTLMSESLRNSGRIWVPKNIADAEAIRAGKLRPENIKEEDRDYYLERRYPAFGNLVPRDVASRAAKERCDAGYGIENNDTQEGVYLDFSTEIMKKGREAAIEKHIHNPTDQQIYDLGKSWVEEKYGNLFVMYEKITADDPYKTPMKIYPAVHYTMGGVWVDYNLQSTIPGCFVIGEANFSDHGANRLGASALMQGLADGYFVLPYTIADYLSADIRTGSIPTNSSSFDEAEKGIKEKIDFFLNNNGTHSVDHFHKRLGNIMWNKVGMGRTPEGLREAIREIEEVRNDFWKNVKVPGDNDGMNTELEKAFRVADFLELGQLMAIDALHRNESCGGHFREDHSTPDGEAERDDVNFKYVGAWEYQGEDINTEVLHKEELIYENIEVKTRSYK, encoded by the coding sequence ATGAGTAAATTAGATTCAAAAATTCCGGCGGGTCCTTTAAAGGATAAGTGGAAAAATCATAAGGACCATATGAACCTTGTTGCACCAAACAACAGAGACAAGATTGATATTATTGTTGTTGGAACAGGTTTGGCAGGAGGTTCTGCTGCTGCTACACTAGCAGAACAGGGATACAATGTAAAAGCATTCTGTTATCAGGATTCTCCAAGAAGAGCGCACTCTATTGCCGCTCAGGGAGGTATCAACGCAGCTAAAAATTATCAGGGAGACGGTGACTCTACCTACAGATTATTCTACGATACCATCAAAGGTGGTGACTATAGAGCAAGAGAAGCAAACGTATACCGATTGGCAGAAGTTTCTGCAAATATTATCGACCAGTGTGTTGCTCAGGGTGTTCCTTTCGGACGTGAGTACGGAGGCCAGCTTGATAACCGTTCATTTGGCGGGGTTCAGGTAAAAAGAACATTCTATGCTAAAGGACAGACGGGACAGCAGTTATTATTAGGAGCTTATTCAGCCATGAGCCGTCAGATCGGTAAAGGAAGAATTAAGATGTACAACCGTCATGAAATGATGGATCTTGTGATTGTTGACGGAAAGGCAAGAGGGATTATCGCCAGAAACCTTGTAACAGGTGAAATCGAAAGACATTCTGCACACGCCGTAGTAATTGCATCCGGAGGATACGGAAATGTATATTTCCTTTCTACCAACGCAATGGGCTCCAACGTTTCTGCGGCCTGGAAAATCCACAAAAAAGGAGCGTACTTCGCAAACCCTTGTTATGTGCAGATTCACCCTACATGTATTCCGGTTCACGGAACACAGCAGTCTAAACTGACTTTGATGTCTGAATCTTTAAGAAACTCAGGAAGAATCTGGGTTCCTAAAAACATTGCCGACGCAGAAGCCATCAGAGCAGGAAAGCTTAGACCTGAAAATATTAAAGAAGAAGACAGAGATTATTATCTTGAAAGAAGATATCCTGCTTTCGGTAATCTTGTACCGAGAGACGTTGCTTCGAGAGCCGCTAAAGAAAGATGCGACGCCGGATACGGAATCGAAAACAATGATACTCAGGAAGGCGTTTACCTGGATTTCTCTACAGAGATCATGAAAAAAGGTAGAGAAGCCGCTATTGAAAAGCATATTCATAATCCTACTGATCAGCAGATTTATGATTTAGGAAAAAGCTGGGTTGAAGAAAAATATGGTAATCTATTCGTAATGTATGAAAAAATTACGGCTGATGATCCTTATAAAACCCCAATGAAGATTTATCCTGCCGTTCACTACACCATGGGTGGAGTTTGGGTAGATTACAACCTTCAGTCTACCATTCCGGGATGTTTCGTAATTGGAGAAGCAAATTTCTCTGATCACGGAGCCAACAGATTGGGAGCTTCTGCTCTAATGCAGGGACTTGCAGACGGATATTTCGTGCTTCCTTACACGATTGCAGATTATCTTTCTGCAGACATCAGAACAGGATCTATTCCTACCAATTCTTCATCTTTCGATGAAGCAGAAAAAGGAATCAAAGAAAAAATAGATTTCTTCCTTAATAATAACGGAACACATTCTGTTGACCACTTCCACAAAAGGTTAGGAAACATTATGTGGAATAAAGTAGGTATGGGAAGAACACCTGAAGGTTTAAGAGAAGCCATCAGAGAAATTGAAGAAGTAAGAAATGATTTCTGGAAAAATGTAAAAGTTCCCGGAGATAATGATGGTATGAATACCGAGCTGGAAAAAGCATTCAGAGTCGCAGATTTCTTAGAGCTTGGACAATTGATGGCTATCGATGCATTGCATAGAAATGAATCTTGTGGAGGACATTTCCGTGAAGATCACTCAACTCCGGACGGAGAAGCTGAAAGAGATGACGTAAACTTCAAATATGTAGGAGCATGGGAATATCAGGGAGAAGATATCAATACAGAAGTATTGCACAAAGAAGAGCTGATCTACGAAAATATTGAGGTGAAAACTAGAAGTTACAAATAA
- a CDS encoding succinate dehydrogenase cytochrome b subunit, producing MAGLTSSTIGRKYAMALSAIFLLIFLVMHLSVNLLSVFGADAYNNASQFMGYNPLIQFVMQPVLIFAVVFHFVMGFVLEIKNQKARPVKYEANNPSHNSTWMSRNMIISGAVVLAFIFLHMYDFWFHEMNYKYLDGLPIEESRFWGDLHAKFADAWRVIIYIISFILLGLHLGHGFQSSFQSIGARHPKYTPVIMAFGKWYSILIPAGFIFIAIYHFVTQ from the coding sequence ATGGCAGGTTTAACGAGTTCTACAATAGGTAGAAAATATGCTATGGCATTGTCGGCTATCTTTTTGCTGATATTTCTGGTAATGCACCTTTCTGTAAACCTTTTGTCGGTTTTTGGAGCAGATGCTTACAATAATGCTTCGCAGTTTATGGGGTATAATCCTCTTATTCAATTTGTAATGCAGCCGGTATTGATATTTGCTGTTGTTTTCCACTTTGTAATGGGATTTGTTTTGGAAATTAAAAATCAGAAAGCACGTCCTGTTAAATATGAAGCTAATAATCCTTCTCACAATTCTACATGGATGTCGAGAAATATGATTATTTCAGGTGCCGTGGTCTTGGCTTTTATTTTTCTTCACATGTATGATTTCTGGTTTCACGAAATGAACTACAAGTATCTTGACGGGTTGCCAATTGAAGAATCACGCTTCTGGGGAGATCTGCATGCTAAATTTGCAGATGCATGGAGAGTAATTATTTACATAATATCTTTCATTTTGCTGGGATTACACCTGGGACACGGTTTCCAGTCTTCATTCCAGTCTATCGGTGCAAGACACCCTAAATATACTCCTGTAATCATGGCATTTGGAAAATGGTATTCCATCCTGATTCCTGCAGGTTTTATCTTTATCGCAATTTATCACTTTGTAACTCAATAA
- a CDS encoding TlpA family protein disulfide reductase, translated as MKKYLLLFIIAVFAMSCSKKVEVKGKITGGSPLERIEFIEASGVATLPLINIGINKDGTFSGSFEAPKSGMYVMSYGGKQNLIYLKGGQKLEITGNGISFPSEFVVTGDAKNNNDFFTATQKYLSTYAQTVNMNELMTKDEKTFLKGIEKVQADVTKNIEENVKKFSPDNGLVEWKKNDLASTLLTILNQYEMSHKQMGNPSFKVTKAFTDYENKLQENKEVMVKENPFYRQYLLTKMSPDFQKYAQANSAGKTDVTTSELFSDYLKKNQKDLSQTAKDYLLAFVMAQSDIHPGTPEKTIEKIKKIIDTDIKDATIKEDLKKIQFAINGFKIGEQAPEASLIKADGKSYSLSSNKGKPYMMMFYASWNPYIGEASIPVLKEVVNFYKSKMNFVFVNVDDTKDQFVKTSNSLMKGITGINAYGEGGLNSDIAKKYGVYGFKLPCFIVVDKDGKIASKPFFNLGDPELVIALDKQTGLSAPKVNPNAQLQPGLGMDPSAAPQQVPQQQANPQPAQTK; from the coding sequence ATGAAAAAATATCTTTTATTGTTTATCATCGCTGTTTTTGCGATGTCTTGCTCTAAAAAAGTAGAAGTAAAAGGAAAAATTACCGGCGGTTCTCCATTAGAAAGAATCGAATTTATTGAAGCATCAGGTGTTGCTACTTTACCACTGATTAACATTGGGATCAACAAAGACGGAACGTTCTCCGGAAGCTTTGAGGCTCCGAAAAGCGGAATGTATGTAATGTCGTATGGAGGAAAACAAAACCTGATCTATCTTAAAGGTGGCCAGAAACTTGAAATTACAGGCAACGGAATAAGCTTCCCGTCAGAATTTGTGGTTACAGGTGATGCTAAAAATAATAATGATTTCTTTACGGCTACACAAAAATATCTTTCTACCTATGCTCAGACTGTTAATATGAATGAGCTGATGACAAAAGATGAAAAAACTTTTCTTAAAGGCATTGAAAAAGTTCAGGCCGATGTTACTAAAAACATAGAAGAAAACGTTAAAAAATTCAGCCCGGACAACGGATTAGTGGAGTGGAAAAAGAATGATCTTGCAAGCACATTGCTTACGATCCTGAATCAATACGAAATGAGTCACAAACAAATGGGTAACCCTTCATTCAAAGTGACAAAAGCTTTCACGGATTATGAAAACAAGCTTCAGGAAAATAAAGAGGTAATGGTAAAAGAAAATCCTTTCTACAGACAATACCTTTTAACAAAAATGAGCCCGGATTTCCAGAAGTATGCACAAGCAAACAGCGCTGGGAAAACAGATGTTACCACTTCTGAATTATTTTCTGATTATTTAAAGAAAAATCAGAAAGATCTTTCACAAACTGCTAAAGATTACTTATTGGCTTTTGTAATGGCGCAATCTGATATTCATCCGGGAACTCCTGAAAAAACAATAGAGAAAATTAAAAAAATTATCGATACGGATATCAAAGACGCTACCATTAAAGAAGATTTAAAGAAAATTCAGTTTGCTATCAACGGTTTCAAAATCGGAGAACAGGCTCCTGAAGCATCTCTTATCAAAGCAGACGGAAAATCGTACAGTCTTTCTTCAAACAAAGGAAAACCTTACATGATGATGTTTTATGCATCCTGGAATCCTTATATCGGAGAAGCCTCAATTCCTGTTTTAAAAGAAGTTGTGAATTTCTATAAGTCAAAAATGAACTTCGTTTTTGTAAATGTTGATGATACAAAAGATCAGTTTGTAAAAACTAGCAATTCGCTGATGAAAGGAATTACCGGAATCAATGCATACGGTGAAGGCGGATTAAATTCAGATATTGCTAAAAAATATGGAGTGTACGGTTTCAAATTACCATGCTTTATTGTTGTTGATAAAGACGGAAAAATAGCTAGCAAGCCATTCTTTAATCTTGGAGATCCTGAATTGGTAATCGCTCTGGATAAACAAACAGGACTTTCTGCACCAAAGGTAAATCCTAATGCTCAATTGCAGCCGGGATTAGGGATGGATCCTTCTGCTGCACCTCAGCAAGTGCCGCAACAACAGGCAAATCCTCAGCCGGCTCAGACAAAATAA
- a CDS encoding 30S ribosomal protein THX, whose translation MGKGDKKSKRGKINNGSYGKRRPRKSSKTVAAAEEKAKS comes from the coding sequence ATGGGAAAAGGAGATAAAAAATCAAAAAGAGGAAAGATTAACAACGGAAGTTACGGAAAAAGAAGACCAAGAAAATCTTCAAAAACTGTGGCCGCTGCCGAAGAAAAAGCTAAAAGCTAA
- the rlmD gene encoding 23S rRNA (uracil(1939)-C(5))-methyltransferase RlmD, with product MKKRNKKNIILENIRLLNAGAKGVAIGRTEEGKTVMVTGAIPGDIVNVKVKKAKSKYYEGEAVDLLEKSPYRVDPKCIHFGVCGGCKWQNMSYEKQLDFKQEEVYNNIKRIGGIDHFETVPILGSEEQYYYRNKMEFSFSNSRWLTQYEISSEENFGNRDALGFHIPGMWSKILDLKECFLQEEPSNTIRLAVKEYAVKNGLDFFDVRNHEGFLRTLMMRQNSQGEWMVLFQLFREEKENREKLFQFLLETFPQIKTLVYAINPKANDSIYDLDINVYFGEGYLMEEMDGLKFKIGPKSFFQTNYKQALELYRKTLEFADLKGDEVVYDLYTGTGTIAQYVARKAKQVIGIESVQEAIDAAIEHAQLNGLTNTTFYCGDMKDIFNDEFLANHPKADVLITDPPRDGMHQKVVEQILKLAPQKVVYVSCNSATQARDLALMKDHYDVVKILPVDMFPQTHHVENIALLLKK from the coding sequence ATGAAAAAGAGAAATAAGAAAAATATTATTCTTGAAAATATCAGACTTTTAAATGCAGGTGCAAAAGGTGTTGCTATTGGCAGAACCGAAGAAGGAAAAACCGTAATGGTAACGGGTGCAATTCCCGGGGATATCGTGAATGTAAAAGTAAAGAAAGCGAAATCAAAATATTACGAAGGAGAAGCAGTAGATCTTCTTGAAAAATCACCGTACAGGGTAGATCCGAAATGTATCCATTTCGGGGTTTGCGGAGGGTGCAAATGGCAGAATATGAGTTATGAAAAGCAACTGGATTTCAAACAGGAAGAAGTTTATAATAATATCAAGAGAATCGGAGGGATTGATCATTTTGAAACAGTGCCTATTTTAGGTTCGGAAGAGCAGTATTATTATAGAAATAAAATGGAGTTCTCTTTTTCAAATTCCCGCTGGCTTACGCAGTATGAAATCAGTTCGGAAGAAAATTTCGGAAACAGAGATGCGCTGGGCTTTCACATTCCCGGAATGTGGAGTAAGATTCTGGATCTTAAAGAATGCTTCCTTCAGGAGGAACCTTCAAACACCATCAGGCTTGCTGTAAAAGAGTATGCCGTGAAAAATGGTCTTGACTTCTTTGATGTTAGAAATCATGAAGGCTTTCTAAGAACTCTGATGATGAGACAAAACTCACAAGGGGAGTGGATGGTCCTTTTCCAGCTTTTCAGAGAAGAAAAAGAAAACAGGGAAAAACTCTTCCAATTTCTGCTTGAAACATTTCCTCAGATTAAAACACTGGTTTATGCCATCAATCCAAAAGCGAACGATTCCATCTATGATCTGGATATCAACGTTTACTTTGGGGAAGGATATTTAATGGAAGAAATGGATGGCTTGAAATTCAAAATCGGTCCGAAATCCTTCTTTCAGACCAATTACAAACAGGCGCTTGAACTCTACAGAAAAACATTGGAATTTGCAGATTTGAAGGGTGATGAAGTAGTGTATGATCTTTATACCGGAACGGGAACGATTGCTCAATATGTGGCAAGAAAAGCAAAGCAGGTTATTGGGATAGAATCTGTTCAGGAAGCAATTGATGCAGCAATAGAACATGCACAGCTGAATGGGCTTACCAACACAACGTTTTATTGTGGTGATATGAAGGATATTTTTAATGATGAATTTCTTGCCAATCACCCAAAAGCGGATGTTCTTATTACGGATCCCCCAAGAGACGGGATGCATCAGAAAGTGGTAGAGCAGATCCTGAAGCTGGCGCCGCAGAAGGTAGTATATGTGAGCTGTAATTCTGCTACACAGGCGCGTGACCTGGCATTAATGAAAGATCATTATGATGTCGTTAAAATTTTGCCTGTGGATATGTTCCCGCAAACCCACCATGTAGAGAATATTGCATTGCTCCTTAAGAAATAA
- a CDS encoding DUF937 domain-containing protein, translating to MGLIDLLTGNTGNQVAERAENKFGISRNQVLALLAVAAPLIISYLSKKSQSPNEAESLNTALDKDHDGSILNDVSQAEARQSEGNSILNHIFGEEKQTVESQLSQKTGISIDKIGPVLSMLAPIIMGYIGKEKQQNNVGAGGLGGLLDGILGNASGQTQNGQSNPLNDIIGNVLGGQSNSSSNPLNDIIGSVLGNNNNQKNDGDSGGIGSILGNIFGGK from the coding sequence ATGGGCTTAATTGATTTACTCACCGGAAACACCGGCAATCAGGTAGCAGAAAGAGCTGAAAACAAATTCGGAATAAGCAGGAATCAGGTACTTGCATTGCTTGCGGTAGCTGCCCCGCTTATTATTTCTTATCTCAGCAAAAAATCGCAGTCTCCTAACGAAGCAGAATCCTTAAATACTGCGCTGGATAAAGATCATGACGGAAGTATTCTTAATGATGTCAGCCAGGCCGAAGCAAGACAATCCGAAGGAAACTCTATCCTTAACCATATTTTTGGAGAAGAAAAGCAGACCGTGGAAAGTCAGTTATCTCAGAAAACAGGAATTTCCATCGATAAAATCGGACCTGTGTTATCAATGCTCGCACCGATCATTATGGGATATATCGGAAAAGAGAAACAACAGAATAATGTGGGAGCCGGCGGTTTAGGAGGCTTGCTCGATGGTATTCTAGGCAATGCTTCGGGACAGACACAAAATGGGCAGTCTAATCCTTTGAATGATATTATAGGAAATGTGTTGGGCGGACAGTCCAACTCTTCATCAAACCCACTTAATGATATTATCGGCAGTGTTTTAGGAAATAATAACAACCAGAAGAACGATGGCGACAGCGGCGGAATCGGAAGTATTCTGGGAAATATTTTTGGAGGAAAATAA